tacaggaacacactcGAGGGATGGACCACCGAGACATTCAGATACACATGAATACTGAGGAAACGTGCTGAAGGTACATGTCACACAAGAGGAGGAGGCTGAGAGCATACGCCAATTACAGTGTGTCactgcacccatcacatgacgaaccaccAGGATTGggatccaataataataataattttttttaattttttgcatttatatagcgcttttctcactactcaaagcgcttagcaattgcaggttaagggccttgcttaagggcccaacagagcagagtcccttttggcatttacgggattcgaaccggcaaccttccgattgccacggcagatccctagcctcagagccaccactccaagtgcagccatgaaacgggtgacacctcaaaaCAACACTGGAAGatgacaaatactgtatttaagattatttaattACCAGTCCTcgacaggtactgtggctagttaATAAATAATTGTCCAAATAACcaggacattaaaaaaatattgaagataaaagaaaaacaattcttATCCATCTAACACACAGATATTCCTGCTTCACTcagtaaaaaaatattgcatgacCAGTTTGTCATGTCTGGATGGATGAAATGAATATAGAAACCGGGAAATAACAGCTCGTTTAATTAAGATAGGATTTAAATAAAGAGTACAGATGGGtttggacaaaaacctgcagccacacagATGAAGGGTGAGGGGTCAGGTtggaacttgagaaccactgcattatacagtacaatatctgtttcaaaaaatacttgtaaagaaaaaaaagtgagggTCTGAGAAATGTTCATCTGCTTTGGTCCACAAGACATTTCAATGGTGTTCACAGAGAATAAGAAAACTAACAGTGCTGGAAATGTCTGGAGTGGCAGAATAAGGGCTCTAATAAGCTGTCAAATGAAATTGTATGTTCAATTAACGgcaaaaattgtattgtaatcaAAAGATTATTTGGAACGAAAATGGTGGGCCACCAGGAACGAACTTAAGAGACCACTGAGTTAACTGGTCGTCTTTTGGGCTGAAGTAACATCTCATTATCGTttgtaaaaataagaaacaattaaTAGTTATGAATCTCTAAAAGGCAAATCTGTTCAAAGGTAAGGCACATTAGTACACTTCACTAATTGCAGTAATAATTCGTTAAACGCGATGTTCTGGTTAAATGTGAGGTGGCAAACGCAGATCGTTTCAGCCACTTCCTTAATTAAGTTTTAAATGCTGAAAGTAAAGCCACAAGTAGCGACATTGCTCTTTGAAATAGTTCGAGTCGTTGTATAAGCAATCTGATTGTAAaagttttcaaatgttatttcaGTTCGACGTGTAGAAACCCTGGCGACCCTTCTTGCAGTTCTAatggattggaaaaaaaaaatcccaaaggcAGACGGGCAGGTACGAGTTGCAAACGCACGAACGAACTCTGCGGTCGGCTAAACATTACAACGCATTCCCCGTTAGTGCATTAATAAACCGAGTGATTTTTTGTCGCTAAACGTTACACTTTACCCATTTTGTGAGTCCTTTTTTTTGCGCGTCCTGCGGGGCCGAGTGGGCGACACTTCCTGTTCACAAGAGTGCGGCGCGTAGTAACCATGGAAACTGACGCCGCCGACGTTCCTTTATGCGCGCGACCGCCTTTCTCACTTTGGCTGGGCTGGCGGGAGGTTAAGTCTGTAAAGAGCAGGTTAGCAGCCTGCGGGATTGGGATATTCCCAAATTCTTACTTAATGGATAATCCATCTCCGTAAAATAGCTATGTCTACATTCAGAGTAAGCAGTAGTTAAAGTAagtattattttctatattttttaatagCAACATCAATGAAAAATGTCCTCCTTTGCAGTGGGTGAGGTTAGTGGCCTCGCTATTAGACATCAAACCTTAAGGCTGCTACCTCTGACGAATGGTCAGCAACTCGCTTAACTTTTCTGGTCGccagtatttttatttacaaaaagatgGGCACGTTCGTAGCACTGAGGTTTGAACTGTTTTCTTAAATCTCAGTCTAGGCGTTGCATGGATTTTCTTCACATCACTTTTCCTCCTACACCCTTAAACACATGCATATTAGGTGACTGGCACCCCAAAAACTGTTcggagtgagtgtgggtgtgcacTCCAATGGACAGGTGGTCTATCCACACCGCTGCCCTGTACCTTCAGGTGTAATGATGGGCTTTAGCATGCATTATTACTGTTTGGTGactgattttaaatcattttagaaTGAATCCATCCAGCAATGGACTGGAGCCCCATCAAGTGTCAAATGAGTGTAACTGCAGCCCACAATACCTAATGACATCAGTCAAGTAACATCCACAACTTCACTTAATGCCAACTAAGTGTCTGTTGACTCCAATCAggggtgtagcacagaactctgggccctATGCATAAGCAGTCTCTGTGGTCCCCTTCCTCTTGAAAAACGAATTTTTCATTCTAGGCTTCATTCATGGCCACCCCACCCAGTAGGCCCTGGGTAATCATTACTCTCCTCCCCCCACCACAATGCACATTGCTCCAACAGAGTCAAGCAGCAGACCCCCAGAGTTCCATTCAATTGAGTGGGTTGCTGCTTTGCATTGTATGTTAGAGAAATATGCGGTAGGCCCGGTTACACTACGGTTAatattagggttgtgggagggtcatcatccatccatccatccatcttccaacccgctgaatccgaacacagggtcacgggggtctgctggagccaatcccagccaacacagggcacaaggcaggaaacaatcccgggcagggtgccaacccaccacaggacacacacaaacacacccacacaccaagcacacactagggccaatttagaatcgccaatccacctaacctgcatgtctttggactgtgggaggaaacccacgcagacacggggagaacatgcaaactccacgcagggaggacccgggaagcgaacctgggtccccaggtctcccaactgcgaggcagcagcgctacccactgcgccaccgtgccgcccatgggaGGGTCATCAGACTCAGATAATTAAAGGCGTTTCGTGATGATGTGGGTGTTATGTGACTGATGTAATGGGTATTGTGGGCTGCAGTTACACCCAATATCATCCACCTGCAGAGCCACaacaccatacgtcaccgcaggtcTGGGCAGGCAGTTTCaggacggaagtgacgtcaccaatTGTAGGCGAGCACAAAGTAAATTGAAAGATGGCAGGAAGCAGTACGGTATTTTCGTTGTTAATACTATTACTATGACCTATTAGTATTATAGGTATTATGATTATAAAAAGTGTGCAGTTTGCAAAGCGTTTTTCCAAACAGGTTGAAAAGTGAATGGAATGTTACTTGTATGTTATGTTTATTGTTTGGCTAGCGAAAGGTAATTGTTAATGACTGTAACACTAGTTACGGTGTTGTTCAGTTTGGCCgtaggtgcatcacaaacatttctataaatctgttggaatgacaaatgcaatgcattttattattacaaatgttagcgatgcaccatctgttgaaatgacagagacatagcaaccagaaggACGCACCAgcaattttccttttattaaggtggatgcacAAATCTCATGAATTTCCCATTATGGGATAATAAAGTTAAATTGAGTTGAGTGATGCTCAGTGTTACAGGGCAAGAGGCACAAGTGGCTTAATTGCTCACctccgtatcagaaacacagtccttgagtctcacagaaCATAATCGCCTTGGGATACTGATTACCGAGCAAGACCCCAATTCGTTCCTTAGAATTTAAACTCTTAAGATGATATGGAAGTTACTTTGCTTCGTCTCATTTGATGATCTGATAACGTGCATATTATCCGCCAAAAACAACCATTATTTCAaagaagttaaaaataataatgtgtggtgttagaaaaaaaaaaacaaaacttggcaTACACTTTTGAAAACAGACAGCCTAGTGCAAAAGAGCGCGAATATTATCCCATTCAAAACGCAACGGTTGTGCCTGAAAGAGGGAAACGTCTGCTCGCTTCTCATTGGCGGCTACGCCTCACGACGCGGCGCAGGTTATTTGCATGAGCGgctttaaaaagcagaaaatcgGAAGAATGCCACATTTAGTTTTTTGTTATTGTAAGCAATAACTATGGCTGAACCGAAAACTGCTCCAGCACCCAAGAAGGGCTCGAAGAAAGCCGTTTCTAAGAGTCAAGCCAAGGGAGGAAAGAAACGCAGAAAGACCAGGAAGGAAAGCTATTCTATCTACGTGTACAAAGTACTGAAGCAAGTTCACCCCGATACGGGTATCTCCTCTAAGGCAATGGGAATCATGAACTCCTTTGTGAATGACATCTTCGAACGTATCGCCGGTGAGGCTTCTCGCCTTGCGCACTAcaacaagcgctccacaatttcTTCCCGAGAGATCCAGACTGCTGTGAGGCTGCTGCTACCGGGAGAGCTTGCAAAGCACGCCGTGTCGGAGGGCACCAAGGCAGTCACCAAGTATACCAGCTCCAAGTAAACTACAAAACTTCTGCTTGAAACCAAcggctcttttcagagccaccCACCTAATCCGAAAAAGCGCACCATTAACCTGAAACTTTCCACGGCAGTGATTAGTATACTTGGTTTGCTCTACACCCGCGCTCACGGGTTTGCAGTTAGCGCCTGGAAATCCTTTTCCTCACTCGGGCACAGTACATGGTAAACTTTCTCCAGAGGTTCGTGTATAGGCAACACGGGTTCTTTGAATTGTAGCATGTACGTGCTTATAGGTGGGAACAAAGGTGTCCCTAAAACTACTGGAATTCAAATCGCGTCTCCCCATAGCGCATGTTGCTCTGTCACTTCAACTCGCCTTATTTTCGCAGTTCCCTCAGTAGTCCTTGGGGGGCCCCCTTCAACTACACCATTCACCTAAGCTGCTCCGAAGATTAGTATGAAGAAAACAAGCGCTAATGCACACGTTTCGATCAAGTAGGCACATAATGGATCACAAAGAACTCTCCATTTGGAATATGTGggtggctctgaaaagagccTTTGGGTATTCGGACTTAAAACGTAAATAATTTCACTTAACCGCCGAAGCCATACAGAGTGCGACCCTGTCTCTTTAAAGCGTACACCACATCCATAGCCGTCACAGTCTCTTTTAGCATGCTCGGTGTAGGTGACAGCGTCACGGATAACATTCTCCAGGAACACTTTAAGAACCCCACGAGTCTCTTCATAGATCAGACCAGAAATTCGCTTCACACCACCTCTACGAGCCAGACGACGAATAGCAGGCTTAGTAATACCTTGGATGTTATCTCGCAACACTTTACGGTGACGCTTTGCGCCACCCTTACCAAGTCCCTTTCCACCTTTGCCTCTTCCTGACATACTCGCAGTTAAAAACTACAACGACTGTTGCTCGAAACAGCTGCGCGTTACTCTTATATAAAAGCAACGACGACCTGTTTGAACACAGCAGAGAAAATGCATACGCGGGCTTTTAGGAAATCGTGTTTTGAAATCACTTTTCAACTGCCGAGCTCGAGTCACACGAACAAATTAACTAATTGAGAAGATGCTAAGTTAATGCCTATGGTTTCTCGaacttcatctgtttttttttgccattatgaATGGTAACTCAATCCTTATCAACCGTTTGAACAGACAGTGACTTCGAGTTGGTTTAATATGTGCACAGTGATTTTCTTTGCCTGCCCCATCCCCTTTTTTGATAAGAAAATTACATTTCCCAAAAGCATGTTCTTACATATCCACGTACATTCCGCATGCCCTTTAAAATTACGTGAACATGTGCAAGTTTATTTATGAGACTGAATTtcttaatgaaaatacagaaattgACTGATTTCTAAGGACATGACAGCCTTTTCCACAGCAGTTGCTGAGCCTGTAAACTATCAGGCTCTATTAGATGTACCTCGCACGACAGATTAATAGTACACACCGAATGTTTGGTAGAAAAATGTAGAATGAGAGTGAGCTTGATTAAACGCAGTCTCCGACGAGGAACTGGGTGAAAAGAGTAGTGTAACAAGGTCTCCTTTCTAAGATGGATGGAATCCTTTTTAGGAACAAAAAGAACTGGATGGAAGcaaatttttgtttcaaaataaataaaactgtattctctgtgcgccctgcctggggtttgtttcctgccttgcgccctgtgttggctgggattggctccagcagacccccgtgaccctgtagttaggatatagcgggtaggataatggatggatgggtgtattCTCTGTAGCTGCTTGCACATGGTGGGGCCTGTAACAACCTAGCTTCCTCTCACATGTCCTCCCAGATCTTGAATGCATAATTTTATTAACACTACTTTCTAACACATTACAGTTTAGTAGGGAAATGAACATTGCATGTCTAAATGTAAGTATATTCTTATTCCCAttctaatataataaacatttaccCGTCTAATTTAATCCTCAAGTGACAACATAACTTTACAGTAGCATGCATGTGTTGCCACATGGTGGAAGTGACtgctaaaataatgaaataatcttccatttttatattaatagaaGCGATTGGAAGTGTGTCTATTACCATTCAATGGGATCAATGGGCATCTCCGGAAGGGGGACTCATAGAAGGGTTTTGCTGCCCCCATATTTGCATTTCACCCGTAGACATTTGTACAAAACGTAATGCTTCTCTGTGTTTAgtggtaaacagaaattgtttcaaggactggcatgaaaaattattttgacaGTAAACATTTGGTAGTTATATATACATACTTATGGATTGTTTACTATTTGctttaattatatatatgtgtgtatctatTGTGCAAAACATAATgctatataatgtgtgtgtatatttatatacatacacacacatatgtatatgtgtgtatgtgtctctgtctgtctgtgtttctaGATTTTGTCACATATGGGATTCTGaggggctgcacggtggcgcagtgagtagcgctgctgccttgcagttgggagacctggggacctgggttcgcttcccgggtcctccctgcgtggagtttgcatgttccccccgtgtctgcgtgggtttactcccacagtccaaagacatgcaggttaggtggattggcgattctaaattggccttggtgtgtgggtgtgtttgtgtgtgtcctgcggtgggttggcaccctgcccaggattggttcctgccttgtgccctgtgttggctgggattgactctggcagacccccgtgaccctgtgttcggattcagcaggttggaaaatggatggatgggcttctGAGATTCACAAAAAGACAGTCAGGAGGGAACTTGCATACAGACTTGACTTTATTGTTCAGCTTGAAGAAACTGCATCTGGGCTTTATTCATACACACAGCAAACTTGACCACTTCTTATTTGTTTTGCTGAACTAGCAGATTCTTCAGATTAACAGAACTCGAAGGCATCTCGCTCAGAAGTGTCCACTAGAACGAAGCAGGAGCCAAGCTGTGGACCGACTGAACAGGTCAGAAAATTGCGTACGCTCCAAGTAAACGGACTGTAAAGCCTTTTCACACCATGTGATACCTGagtaattgaagatgtgagttccaaaatctgctaattacaccttttggtaaaatttagtgaacacgtgatagtgacttttcatgcagttggtcatgcgctgaaaatatgtttgagcttcaaaacctgctaattgcaacagtgtagcgctatagttttagggatttagtttcaaaatctgcttacggacccaaattttcctatttatctccaaaatttatcttttgtacttagctgattttggaactgagctcttcaattgtaGTCTGAGGTTGATCCCACACAGGTAAACATGTAAGCTGCCAGAAAgtgtatttcttttgtatttgcctgttgtttgaaagtatgttttcttAATGATCTGCAGCAATACCACATAACTCAAGAGAGTTGTAGAGATGGATAATTAGACAAAGAATGAAGTATGTTACAgtttatttaaacagattttctatttatttaactAGACTTTTATTTCCAAGACTGAAAGTAAAATGTTTCTTAACAGAATACTGTACATTCTGTTATCTAAGTGAGAGGATTTATTTGGATTTCTATTAGAATGATTTTGCACTTAATTATATGTGAGTCAGAGGAAAATATAACTGATACCAGTTTCTGAATAGGAttatgtttctgtttaaaaagttaaaatttataTCCAGAGCTTGAGAATCaccataatgtactgtataacaagAAGGAAGGTAgagtttatctttatttatttgtggtaTATTTATCTCTTTTAGTTCTCACAATGGTGATAATTTGGATAATGATCCTCCTTTGGTTAACATCTGAATAAACCATCAATTAATTCAAAGAACTGTTGTGTGTGTCATTACTGGAGGAagacagaaaatgtattatttttaagaaattaaaaaatatctgaaactaCAATGCTTGCTTTGAGAGATTTAAATGCATGCGACTACTTGCACCAAATGGCACAAAGTGGTACCAAAATGGGATGCCTTGTGCCAAACAGTGTAACTTTGCAATGCCATAGGATATGAAATCTAAATTTGATACAATGTTAGCTTGACAGATTgggcacaaaagaaaatgaacccCAGGGTTGTGCATTATAAACTGAACTTGgctatgtactgtaaaatattttttttttggataaaagGCCCTAAAATGCTAAatgttttgtctgttatttttggtGTGAAACAAATTCTGGatcttgttcaaaaagcggacACCTAATCTTAAAATTGTTCTTCCTGTTGTTTGATTTAGACTGACCTTCCCCTAATACAAACCATGAACTTAAGGTTCGTgggggtaaggccaggtacaGCAGGGTCCCTAATCCTAAAATTTAGATGAGGTGCCTAATAAAGTTGAACCCTGGTGTATAATGGCGCCCGCCTTTTGAACAAGGCCCCgaattattttttccttcatatactgtttttttcttaattggaAGTGTTATACTCACTTCTCTTCAGCCATTTTCAGCTCTTTTATTAAATAAGCAGGATGCGCGAGGTTCatttaggtatttatttatttacccatAAGAGGTTAAAACAAATCTACTCGATTGATTTGCACTTCTTTCCTTAACATTACAGGAAAAGGCACCCTGTGTATTTCTCAGTCGTTTCCACATTCCTTTCCTTTCACATTAAGAAACCGCTGATAATTTACCAACGATATTCAGTTGTGTTACCTTTCGACCGCGTTCTTTGAGAAGGTTACGTCCGGAACAAAATATATATGACCAACTTGTAAATCCAAACTGATCGGCTTTAGAGAAAAGTGTAAGTGTAAGAAATTGAGAATAACTACTGTAGTACAGGCGGGTTTTCTGTGAACAGTTGACGCCAGTAGTTGTTTGACGGTTAGGATGCAGAAACAAAGAAAGTATTTAAATATCGCGCCGAGCTTTAA
This genomic interval from Erpetoichthys calabaricus chromosome 10, fErpCal1.3, whole genome shotgun sequence contains the following:
- the LOC114659613 gene encoding histone H2B 8-like; its protein translation is MAEPKTAPAPKKGSKKAVSKSQAKGGKKRRKTRKESYSIYVYKVLKQVHPDTGISSKAMGIMNSFVNDIFERIAGEASRLAHYNKRSTISSREIQTAVRLLLPGELAKHAVSEGTKAVTKYTSSK